One Phreatobacter oligotrophus genomic window, TGTGCGGAGTCTGCGGCTGTGCCGATACGGCCAATGAAGTGACGATGACCGATCTCGCGAGCGGCAAAACAAGCCTGCTACGCAAAGGCATGGCGCACCTTAACGATCATGTAGATGCGCATGATCATCCCCACAACCATGACCATTCCCATCCGCATAGCCACAGCGACGGGCACAGCCACACGCATCCGCATGATCACGCGCATGGGCACGATCACCATCACCGGCATCCGCACAGCCATGACGATGGGCATAGCCACACGCATCCCCATGACCATCTGCATCCGCATGCTCACGGTAACGACCACCATCATGCGCATGGATCTGATCAACGGGTCGTTGCGCTGGAAGCGGCCATTCTTGGCAAGAATGATGCGATCGCCGCGCGCAACCGCGGCTGGTTTGAAGGCCGCGGTGTGTTGGCGCTGAATTTCGTCTCATCTCCCGGCTCTGGTAAGACGGCGCTGCTCGAAGCGACCATCCGCGCGCTGAAGGACAAGGTATCGATCAATGTCATCGAGGGCGACCAGATGACCAGCAATGACGCGATCCGTATCCGTGAGGCTGGCGCACCGGCGATCCAGATCAACACAGGTGCCGGCTGTCATCTTGAAGCGGATATGGTCGCCGAAGCGGTGAAGAGCCTTGATCCGAAGCCAGGTTCGATCCTGATGATCGAGAATGTCGGCAATCTCGTTTGCCCGGCCATGTTCGATCTTGGCGAGGCGATGAAAGTCGCTGTGATCTCCACCACCGAAGGAGAGGACAAGCCGTTGAAATATCCGCACATGTTTCGTGCGGTACAGAT contains:
- the hypB gene encoding hydrogenase nickel incorporation protein HypB; translated protein: MTDLASGKTSLLRKGMAHLNDHVDAHDHPHNHDHSHPHSHSDGHSHTHPHDHAHGHDHHHRHPHSHDDGHSHTHPHDHLHPHAHGNDHHHAHGSDQRVVALEAAILGKNDAIAARNRGWFEGRGVLALNFVSSPGSGKTALLEATIRALKDKVSINVIEGDQMTSNDAIRIREAGAPAIQINTGAGCHLEADMVAEAVKSLDPKPGSILMIENVGNLVCPAMFDLGEAMKVAVISTTEGEDKPLKYPHMFRAVQIVIINKMDLAKHVDFDESACRANIASVNPNAEIIGLSARTGQNLSDWTSRLEKMLSDFRL